In Flavobacterium cerinum, one genomic interval encodes:
- a CDS encoding M61 family metallopeptidase has protein sequence MKKLICTLAMAVMVMSCKTAQQPQAATAVNDVKVAIDLKNVKDDKVMVTIMAPTFTTETATFHIPKIIPGTYSEDDYGKFIEDFKAYDAKGNLLAVNKTDDNSWQISNAKTLAKVTYWVNDTYDVEGTHEIFSPAGTNIAANENFMLNTHGFVGYFQGKGEIPYTVTVSHPATLWGATSLTDTDPSNEQDVFTTSRYAELVDNPIMYSKPDYTTFTVDGMEILISVYSPNGTYTAKDITPEMETMMRAQKKFLGPFNTTKKYSVLLYLSDMKKPDAKGFGALEHTTSTTVVMPEMMPKAQLVEQLKDVVSHEFFHIVTPLSIHSNEIQYFDYNTPKMSEHLWMYEGVTEYFANLFQVNQGLIDEDEFYTRMEEKIETARRFDDKMPFTKMSKNILDKQYKDSYYNVYQKGALIAMCIDIQMRESSNGQRGILSLMQALSKEYGNNRPFNDNELFAKITALTYPEIGEFLNKYVAGDTPIPYDVYFAKVGVKKGTVKKPSNPFLKGETPYITINPSTKEIVVLPGIELSGFMKKIGLKNGDTILSINGTAYNLDNIYEMIMSSMEWKENDPITIQIKRNNKEQTLKGKVSLSMEDVEGLHFTDASKAKIKEAWLKG, from the coding sequence ATGAAAAAACTTATCTGCACCCTTGCAATGGCCGTAATGGTTATGAGTTGTAAAACAGCTCAGCAACCACAAGCTGCTACTGCGGTAAATGATGTAAAAGTTGCTATAGATTTAAAGAATGTAAAAGACGACAAAGTAATGGTTACGATCATGGCACCGACTTTTACTACTGAAACAGCAACCTTTCATATCCCCAAAATTATTCCGGGAACTTACTCAGAAGACGATTACGGTAAGTTTATCGAAGACTTCAAAGCTTATGATGCTAAAGGGAACCTATTGGCAGTAAATAAAACCGATGATAATTCCTGGCAGATTTCCAATGCAAAAACATTAGCAAAAGTAACCTATTGGGTTAATGACACCTATGATGTAGAAGGAACTCATGAAATTTTCTCACCGGCTGGTACCAATATCGCAGCCAATGAGAATTTTATGCTAAACACACACGGTTTTGTTGGCTATTTCCAGGGAAAAGGTGAAATTCCATACACCGTAACCGTTTCTCACCCGGCAACTTTATGGGGAGCAACTTCATTAACCGATACCGATCCAAGCAACGAACAAGATGTATTTACCACATCGCGTTATGCAGAGCTGGTTGATAATCCGATTATGTATTCTAAACCGGATTACACTACTTTTACTGTAGACGGTATGGAAATTTTGATCAGCGTATATTCCCCTAATGGAACTTATACAGCAAAAGACATCACTCCGGAAATGGAAACAATGATGCGCGCTCAAAAGAAATTCCTAGGTCCTTTTAATACGACTAAAAAATACAGCGTTCTATTGTATCTTTCAGATATGAAAAAACCGGATGCTAAAGGATTCGGAGCATTAGAACACACCACTTCTACAACGGTAGTAATGCCGGAAATGATGCCGAAAGCACAACTTGTTGAACAATTAAAAGATGTGGTTTCCCACGAATTCTTCCATATTGTAACACCATTGAGCATTCACTCGAACGAGATTCAGTATTTTGACTATAATACGCCAAAAATGTCCGAGCATTTATGGATGTACGAAGGTGTAACCGAATATTTTGCGAATCTGTTCCAGGTGAATCAGGGCTTGATTGATGAAGATGAATTTTATACCCGAATGGAAGAAAAAATTGAAACGGCAAGACGTTTTGATGATAAAATGCCGTTCACCAAAATGAGTAAAAACATTTTAGACAAGCAATATAAAGATTCCTACTATAACGTATATCAGAAAGGAGCTTTAATCGCAATGTGTATCGACATTCAGATGCGCGAAAGCAGTAACGGTCAGCGTGGTATTTTAAGTCTGATGCAGGCTTTATCAAAAGAATACGGAAATAACCGTCCGTTTAATGATAATGAGCTATTTGCTAAAATAACAGCATTGACTTATCCGGAAATCGGTGAATTCCTAAATAAATATGTAGCCGGTGACACCCCAATTCCTTACGATGTCTATTTTGCTAAAGTAGGCGTTAAAAAAGGAACCGTTAAAAAACCGTCTAATCCGTTCTTAAAAGGAGAAACGCCTTATATCACAATTAATCCGTCGACTAAAGAAATCGTAGTACTTCCGGGAATTGAGTTAAGCGGTTTTATGAAAAAAATCGGTTTGAAAAACGGTGATACTATTCTTTCGATCAACGGAACGGCATACAATCTGGACAACATTTATGAAATGATTATGTCAAGTATGGAATGGAAAGAAAACGATCCGATCACAATTCAGATCAAACGCAATAATAAAGAACAAACCTTAAAAGGAAAAGTAAGCCTTAGTATGGAAGATGTGGAAGGATTACATTTTACTGATGCTTCCAAAGCCAAAATAAAAGAAGCCTGGTTAAAAGGATAA
- a CDS encoding alpha/beta hydrolase family protein, protein MIKKFFTTFLLCSFISSIAQEKPYTITEVQINPLIKGDLYTPVPQNGKPTLIILIAGSGPTNRNGNQIGMQNNSLKYLAEDLSKEKYAVFSYDKRVIAQIIAGNVNEKEMLFDDTITDAKSVLDYFRKTANYRKIVFAGHSEGSLVGMVAAREANADAFISIAGPGSPIDEILTEQISRIAPIAKEELVTSLEKLKKGESFTVKSPFLNSLLRESIQPYMRSWLKYNPQLEIQKLKIPVLLLNGTKDLQVTTNEAEKLKKAKPDATLVIIDNMNHVLKIITGDDTENKASYAEPDLKNAPELAKSINLFLKKNKL, encoded by the coding sequence ATGATCAAAAAATTTTTTACAACATTTTTACTTTGCAGCTTCATTAGCAGTATCGCACAGGAAAAACCATATACGATAACCGAAGTACAGATTAACCCTTTGATTAAAGGAGATTTGTATACACCGGTTCCTCAAAACGGAAAACCGACACTAATCATTCTGATAGCCGGTTCGGGTCCGACCAATCGCAACGGCAATCAGATCGGCATGCAAAATAACTCGTTAAAATACCTGGCTGAAGATTTGTCAAAAGAAAAATATGCTGTTTTTAGCTACGACAAACGAGTAATCGCTCAAATCATCGCCGGAAATGTTAACGAAAAAGAAATGCTTTTTGACGATACTATTACCGATGCCAAATCGGTTTTGGATTATTTTAGAAAAACCGCTAATTACCGTAAAATTGTTTTTGCCGGACATAGTGAAGGATCGCTTGTGGGAATGGTAGCTGCCCGGGAAGCTAATGCTGATGCTTTTATATCGATTGCCGGGCCGGGAAGTCCGATTGATGAAATTCTAACCGAACAGATTTCTCGTATCGCACCGATTGCAAAAGAAGAACTCGTTACCAGTCTCGAAAAATTAAAAAAAGGAGAATCATTCACCGTAAAAAGCCCTTTTCTTAATTCCTTATTACGGGAAAGTATCCAACCTTATATGCGATCGTGGTTAAAATACAATCCGCAACTGGAGATTCAAAAATTAAAAATTCCGGTATTATTGCTTAACGGAACAAAAGATCTTCAGGTAACGACAAACGAAGCGGAAAAGCTAAAAAAAGCAAAGCCGGATGCTACACTGGTTATAATTGACAACATGAACCATGTTTTAAAAATAATAACCGGAGATGATACTGAAAACAAAGCTTCATATGCCGAACCTGATCTAAAAAATGCGCCTGAACTGGCCAAATCGATAAATCTTTTTTTAAAGAAGAATAAATTGTAA